From a region of the Archocentrus centrarchus isolate MPI-CPG fArcCen1 chromosome 18, fArcCen1, whole genome shotgun sequence genome:
- the LOC115796745 gene encoding zinc finger protein 490-like: protein MFYLMKSGRSGGGGGSEPLDSVGNMSKSDILRGIITEKLSTAAREILAVVERTVADYEEEAAGFRREIGRQRRQLELLQPNVSLEKRDLQPEVEVVGEDREERQHQQQAGVEDTGSLGLLWYDDNNDEEEEQLVQQAISSRQKREDLKDPDYKIPSRSFSPRVHTVRKKPGRPRISDTKDHVDLRVRILEDSQTDVLSQKVFKKFPVQDLKCPLGLQEADFLDLLKSTFPQLADHTPFDLFTTDRSRRLQPLKVKNVTPEEIHGAIRSTGYSALYIRLKTGQEEEKELPPSPTNDDLPSSDVMVTESNKAGLQSSSPPVQHVDSTRVDILAGSSTSQKQNLQTDEDAAESEVDSKDACEASDVDDWTPNSDLQRPKKMKKQVFKSGVKETAKSKTPCKVCGVWYRNLGSLIKHTWSHLNEPQGVCGVCEERFESVEELKGHLRNHQKTHDCSYCGKSFFSIVGLNNHTYLHTGDRPFKCKMCSKTFAHMSGLSAHRWVHVEEKPHKCDICPKSFGLKAQLKAHSKVHTGKDRYFCNVCGKSVCDLRSLTRHRLTHSGERPYGCQICGKRFKLSSNLKSHEKIHAARERPFLCHICCKAFLSNGTLTTHMKTHSGERPHVCGVCSKGFVSNGELKVHMRVHTGEAPYSCSECGRFFKRKTHLTNHIRSHLGIKRFVCGICGKACSRQEHLTVHMRTHNGERPYQCTICDKAFTQSHCLKTHMKSHQAEENTFPSPSTS from the exons ATGTTTTACCTGATGAAGAGCGGCAGGAGCGGCGGCGGTGGCGGCTCTGAGCCGCTCGACAGTGTCGGTAACATGTCTAAGAGCGACATACTGAGAGGGATCATCACCGAGAAGCTGAGCACCGCCGCCCGGGAGATCTTAGCGGTGGTGGAGAGGACTGTAGCCGACTATGAGGAGGAGGCTGCGGGCTTCAGGCGGGAAATCGGGCGGCAGAGGAGGCAGCTGGAGCTCCTGCAGCCTAACGTCTCTCTGGAGAAAAGAG ACCTGCAGCCTGAGGTGGAAGTCGTgggagaggacagagaggagcgGCAGCACCAGCAACAGGCGG GTGTGGAGGACACTGGGAGCTTGGGACTGCTTTGGTATGACGACAATaatgatgaagaagaggagcagtTGGTGCAACAAGCAATAAGTTCCAGACAAAAACGAGAAGATCTGAAGGACCCGGATTATAAAATACCATCAAG GTCATTTTCTCCCAGAGTTCACACTGTCAGGAAGAAGCCCGGCAGACCTCGCATCAGTGACACAAAGGACCATGTAGATCTCAGAGTCCGCATCCTGGAGGACTCTCAGACCGATGTGCTCTCTCAAAAGG TGTTCAAGAAATTCCCAGTGCAGGACCTGAAGTGTCCTCTTGGTCTACAAGAAGCCGACTTCCTGGACCTGTTGAAGTCCACCTTTCCTCAACTGGCAGATCATACGCCTTTTGACTTGTTCACAACTGACAGAAGCCGGAGGCTGCAACCTCTGAAAGTGAAGAATGTGACTCCAGAGGAGATCCATGGGGCCATTAGATCAACCGGATACTCGGCCCTCTACATCCGCCTGAAG ACGGGtcaggaggaagagaaagagctTCCCCCTTCACCAACAAATGATGACCTTCCATCTAGCGATGTCATGGTAACAGAAAGCAATAAAGCTGGACTTCAGTcaag CAGCCCTCCTGTTCAACATGTAGACAGTACCAGGGTGGACATTTTAGCTGGCAGCTCAACATCGCAAAAGCAGAATCTGCAAACAGATGAAGATGCTGCTGAGAGTGAAGTGGACAGCAAAGATGCATGTGAGGCCTCGGATGTAGACGACTGGACACCCAATTCCGATCTCCAGCGTccaaaaaagatgaagaaacaaGTCTTCAAAAGTGGTGTGAAGGAGACTGCGAAGAGTAAAACACCGTGTAAAGTGTGTGGAGTGTGGTACAGGAACCTGGGAAGCTTGATCAAACACACCTGGAGTCACCTGAATGAGCCGCAGGGTGTTTGTGGAGTATGTGAAGAGCGTTTTGAATCTGTGGAAGAGTTAAAGGGACATCTCAGAAATCACCAGAAAACTCATGACTGCTCCTATTGTGGGAAGTCTTTCTTCAGCATCGTCGGTCTTAACAACCACACCTATCTGCACACGGGAGACAGGCCATTTAAATGTAAGATGTGCAGCAAAACCTTTGCTCATATGTCTGGACTGAGTGCTCACCGTTGGGTCCATGTAGAAGAAAAACCGCACAAGTGTGATATTTGCCCAAAATCCTTTGGTTTGAAGGCACAGCTAAAAGCTCACAGCAAGGTGCACACCGGTAAAGACCGATACTTCTGCAATGTCTGCGGAAAGTCTGTCTGCGACCTACGGTCTTTGACCCGGCACAGACTGACACATTCAGGAGAGCGGCCATACGGCTGTCAAATATGCGGGAAGCGTTTCAAACTGTCCAGCAACTTGAAATCCCATGAGAAGATCCACGCGGCCAGGGAGCGACCTTTCCTCTGCCACATCTGCTGCAAAGCCTTCTTGTCAAACGGCACCCTGACAACTCATATGAAGACACACAGTGGTGAGAGGCCGCACGTTTGTGGCGTGTGCAGCAAAGGCTTCGTGTCAAATGGCGAACTCAAGGTTCACATGCGAGTGCACACAGGCGAAGCACCGTACAGCTGCTCCGAGTGCGGCCGCTTTTTCAAGCGGAAAACTCACCTGACCAACCACATCAGGAGCCACTTAGGCATCAAACGGTTTGTGTGCGGGATTTGTGGGAAAGCGTGCTCTCGACAGGAACACCTGACAGTCCACATGAGAACCCACAATGGTGAGAGACCGTATCAGTGCACCATCTGTGACAAAGCCTTCACCCAGAGCCACTGTCTGAAGACACACATGAAGAGCCACCAGGCAGAAGAAAACACTTTCCCAAGTCCATCGACATCCtaa